A window from Hemicordylus capensis ecotype Gifberg chromosome 2, rHemCap1.1.pri, whole genome shotgun sequence encodes these proteins:
- the LOC128348106 gene encoding protein NipSnap homolog 3B-like, whose translation MLSSPSAPVLCLLRRIAGAACKIRRQPTLHQVCSPFATGSRQDVGTIYELRTYDIKPAKTKEFLELVNKSINIRLAHSEMIGFWMAEFGSMNKAFHIWKYDNFAHRAAARKAVVNDKEWQEKLTTILPLLYKQHMEIAYLVPWCELGVSPKPGVYELVTYQLKPGGPALWGKSFKAAIDAHISKGYTKLIGVFHTEYGALNTVQVLWWYENPDARAAGRHDAHEDARVVAAVRESVQFLESQKNMLLIPTSFSPLK comes from the exons ATGCTGAGTTCCCCTTCAGCCCCCGTCCTCTGCCTTCTCCGGAGGATCGCAGGGGCAGCGTGCAAAATCCGGAGGCAG CCAACTCTCCATCAGGTTTGCTCCCCTTTTGCCACGGGATCCAGGCAAGATGTTGGCACAATCTATGAACTTCGTACTTATGATATCAAGCCAGCAAAGACAAAGGAATTCCTTGAATTGGTCAATAAGAGTATTAATATTCGTTTGGCTCACTCGGAGATGATTGGATTCTGGATGGCGGAGTTTGGTTCAATGAACAAGGCCTTCCACATTTGGAAATATG ATAACTTTGCCCATAGAGCAGCTGCAAGGAAAGCTGTAGTGAATGATAAAGAATGGCAGGAAAAGTTGACTACAATTTTACCACTGCTGTATAAACAGCACATGGAAATTGCTTACCTGGTCCCATGGTGTGAACTTGGGGTTTCTCCAAAACCAG GAGTTTATGAGTTGGTTACTTATCAACTGAAACCAGGTGGGCCAGCATTGTGGGGAAAGTCTTTCAAAGCAGCAATTGATGCTCACATCAGTAAAGGCTACACTAAGCTGATTGGTGTCTTCCACACAGAATATGGAGCACTTAATACAG TTCAAGTGCTTTGGTGGTATGAGAACCCAGATGCCCGTGCAGCTGGAAGGCACGATGCCCACGAAGATGCTAGGGTGGTAGCAGCTG TACGGGAGAGTGTCCAGTTCTTGGAATCCCAGAAAAACATGCTCCTGATTCCTACATCATTTTCACCTTTGAAGTAG